A portion of the Thunnus albacares chromosome 5, fThuAlb1.1, whole genome shotgun sequence genome contains these proteins:
- the LOC122982854 gene encoding uncharacterized protein LOC122982854, translated as MEINLKTSINWKIVSRGKWAKMCKIFCMFLQLSSFIYQCEGGESERDAQRETDGKRDAQHEEEEEEMQMKEETGATFYPGWYKPSSWSRVSPDSGEMIYDTEEMMSSPQPAMDSPPEAQIQPPWMQDSQLLSETQAPTLEQSMSYSQQPPLGLDLLTHLQPQQLPLSTQLHPQPYLPLPQPPQQSENPSQTTPPLTESQPQMKPLEPDGALTPVPKVQTTRRTGEAGIMEEENEEEEEDMQGWVCLPGTEGSFELKDGSFPDNNESLTSILLEETHPVPERGSLGMNKDNFELRCSQVEHAEEKEQPEEDILGLKDALELKEGISEMGEGNFEGLIQGSLTSDERSEVLENDLATKADVSEQKNDSSDVVDHGGETTNGLKQTDKDAEFEVSVVWFYHHLHHPHHHRPGSVTVHPPADVATPPHCLLLLLCCCC; from the exons AtggaaatcaatctaaaaactTCTATAAATTGGAAAATAGTGAGTCGTGGTAAATGGGCTAAAATGTGCAAAATCTTCTGCATGTTCCTTCAACTGTCTTCCTTTATATATCAGTGTGAGGGGGGAGAGTCAGAGCGTGatgcacagagagagactgaTGGAAAACGAGATGCTcagcatgaagaagaagaagaagaaatgcagaTGAAAGAGGAAACTGGTGCTACATTTTACCCCGGCTGGTACAAACCCAGCAGCTGGAGCAGGGTTAGCCCAGATTCTGGAGAAATGATTTATGATACAGAGGAGATGATGAGCTCACCACAACCAGCTATGGATTCCCCTCCTGAGGCCCAAATCCAACCTCCATGGATGCAGGACTCTCAGCTCCTGTCTGAAACTCAGGCTCCGACCCTGGAACAAAGTATGTCTTACTCCCAACAACCTCCCCTTGGACTTGACCTTTTAACCCACCTGCAGCCCCAACAGCTCCCACTTTCCACTCAGCTTCACCCTCAGCCGTACCTTCCTCTCCCTCAACCCCCACAGCAGTCAGAAAACCCTTCTCAAACTACACCCCCGCTTACTGAATCTCAACCCCAGATGAAGCCTTTAGAGCCGGACGGTGCTTTGACACCTGTTCCCAAAGTGCAAACAACCAGGCGAACAGGAGAAGCTGGTATCATGGAGGAGgaaaatgaggaggaggaggaggatatgCAGGGCTGGGTGTGCCTGCCTGGTACAGAGGGTAGTTTTGAGCTTAAAGATGGTAGTTTTCCTGATAATAATGAGAGTCTAACATCCATTCTACTAGAGGAGACTCATCCCGTGCCAGAGAGAGGTAGTTTAGGGATGAACAAAGACAACTTTGAGCTCCGTTGTAGTCAGGTAGAGCATGCAGAAGAGAAAGAGCAACCTGAAGAAGATATTTTAGGCTTGAAAGATGCTTTGGAGCTGAAGGAAGGAATCTCAGAGATGGGAGAGGGTAACTTTGAAGGTCTCATACAAGGAAGTTTAACGTCTGATGAAAGAAGTGAAGTGCTGGAGAATGATTTAGCTACAAAGGCGGATGTCTCTGAACAGAAAAATGACAGCTCGGATGTAGTAGATCATGGCGGGGAGACGACAAACGGCttaaaacagacagacaaggaTGCAGAGTTTGAG GTCAGTGTTGTCTGGTTTtaccatcatcttcatcatcctcatcatcatcgaCCAGGCTCTGTCACCGTCCACCCACCTGCTGATGTGGCCACACCTCCAcattgtcttcttcttcttctttgttgttgctgttga
- the trim101 gene encoding tripartite motif containing 101: MQKREEVKFGAAAMSLTADLSCLQGSRGAEREAALETLEKQLICPICLELFNKPVVILPCQHNLCRKCANELYQPSLFQARTTMQVNSGRFRCPSCRHEVVLDRHGVYGLQRNLLVENIIDVYKQEISNNNNAPSPLPPSTLPAKVKCPDHEGEKMNIYCLTCQVPTCSLCKVFGAHQSCRVAPLTDIYQQQKDELNEGISSLVTANDKVQALINDLEESCRNIEENCKTQKQSVCDKFSHMFSILEEKRKAMAQRISSEQEEKTNHVQALARCYGDSMEANNKLVESAMSSMEEPDMAAFVQNSRELITKVITATSSCPAETLRPGYENMSHYTFNFSRQESALKNIDFIKDEEDVPEEPEIEPEPEEPNELSLQNAEPTPLQETSIQNLDSIREPIPELVSPPVEPVQAAAPETAPSPVMDSVEPAGAVLQPELELDLNNEGSGQMKDKEEEEEEVEVRREVEEYATPEPVKDGNVCEQDEGMSTQQAVTLFFYLLAFLVILQRVWAYIGCFICT, translated from the exons ATGCAGAAAAGG GAGGAGGTGAAGTTCGGCGCAGCGGCCATGTCACTGACCGCAGACCTGAGCTGCCTGCAGGGCAGCAGGGGAGCAGAGCGCGAGGCGgcactggaaacactggagaAGCAGCTGATCTGCCCCATCTGCCTGGAACTCTTCAACAAACCAGTAGTCATCCTGCCCTGCCAGCACAACCTGTGCAGGAAGTGTGCCAACGAGCTCTACCAG CCGTCCCTGTTCCAGGCTCGCACCACCATGCAGGTGAACAGCGGTCGTTTCCGGTGTCCGTCCTGCAGACATGAAGTGGTGCTGGATCGCCACGGCGTCTACGGCCTGCAACGAAACCTGCTGGTGGAGAACATCATCGATGTCTACAAGCAGGAaatcagcaacaacaacaacgccCCAAG cCCTCTCCCTCCTTCTACACTTCCTGCTAAGGTGAAGTGTCCAGACCATGAAGGTGAGAAGATGAACATCTACTGTCTGACCTGCCAGGTTCCCACCTGTTCCCTCTGTAAAGTGTTCGGGGCTCATCAGTCGTGTCGGGTGGCTCCGCTGACAGACATCTACCAGCAGCAGAAG GATGAGCTGAATGAAGGAATCAGTTCTCTGGTGACAGCCAATGACAAAGTCCAGGCTTTGATCAATGATCTGGAGGAGAGTTGCAGGAACATAGAG GAAAACTGTAAGACTCAgaaacagagtgtgtgtgacaagTTCAGCCACATGTTTTCCATCCTGGAGGAGAAACGCAAG GCGATGGCACAGCGAATCAGCTCGGAGCAGGAAGAGAAGACAAACCACGTCCAGGCGCTGGCGCGTTGCTACGGAGACAGCATGGAGGCCAACAACAAGCTGGTGGAGAGCGCGATGAGCAGCATGGAGGAGCCGGACATGGCTGCTTTTGTTCAG AATTCAAGAGAGCTGATCACAAA aGTAATAACAGCGACCAGCTCCTGTCCAGCGGAGACGCTTAGACCAGGTTATGAGAATATGAGCCACTACACATTTAACTTTAGCAGACAGGAGAGCGCTCTGAAGAACATAGACTTCATCAAAG ATGAAGAAGATGTTCCTGAAGAACCAGAGATTGAACCAGAGCCAGAAGAACCCAATGAACTCTCTCTGCAGAACGCAGAACCAACACCCCTTCAGGAAACCTCCATCCAGAACCTGGACTCTATCAGAGAGCCGATCCCAGAGCTGGTTTCCCCACCAGTGGAACCAGTACAGGCAGCTGCACCAGAAACAGCTCCAAGTCCGGTGATGGACTCTGTGGAGCCTGCTGGTGCAGTTCTGCAGCCGGAGCTTGAGCTGGACTTGAACAATGAAGGATCGGGTCAGATGAaggacaaggaggaggaggaggaggaggtggaggttcGAAGAGAAGTGGAGGAATATGCGACTCCCGAACCTGTTAAGGACGGAAACGTCTGTGAACAAGACGAGGGAATGAGCACACAACAG GCTGTCACTCTGTTCTTCTACCTGCTGGCCTTCCTGGTCATCCTGCAGAGGGTTTGGGCTTACATCGGCTGCTTCATTTGCACATAA
- the dnajc5ab gene encoding dnaJ homolog subfamily C member 5 translates to MEQQRQRALSTSGESLYAVLGVDKNATTEDIKKCYRKLALKFHPDKNPDNPDAAEKFKEINNAHSILVDATKKNIYDKYGSLGLYVAEQFGEENVNTYFVLSSWWAKALFVFCCLSTGCYFCCCLCCCCNCCCGKCKPRPPMDQEPEFYVSPEDLEAQMTADERDGSEPIVMQPSSATETTQLTSDAHQSYRTEAY, encoded by the exons AtggagcagcagagacagagggcTCTCTCCACATCAGGAGAATCGCTGTACGCCGTGCTGGGAGTCGACAAGAACGCCACGACAGAGGACATCAAGAAATGTTACAG GAAACTGGCGTTGAAGTTTCACCCAGATAAGAACCCGGACAACCCAGACGCAGCTGAAAAGTTCAAGGAAATCAACAACGCCCACTCCATCCTGGTCGACGCCACCAAGAAGAACATCTACGACAAATACGGCTCGCTGGGTCTCTACGTCGCAGAACAGTTCGGAGAGGAGAACGTCAACACCTACTTCGTTCTGTCCAGCTGGTGGGCGAAG GCTTTGTTCGTCTTCTGCTGCCTTTCCACAGGCTGCTATTTCTGCTGTTGcctgtgttgctgctgtaactGTTGCTGCGGTAAATGTAAACCTCGGCCGCCCATGGACCAGGAGCCCGAGTTCTACGTGTCCCCCGAGGACCTGGAGGCCCAGATGACCGCTGACGAGAGAG ATGGCAGTGAGCCCATCGTGATGCAGCCATCCTCCGCCACAGAAACCACCCAGCTCACCTCCGATGCCCACCAAAGCTACAGGACCGAAGCAtactag